The following proteins come from a genomic window of Ilumatobacter coccineus YM16-304:
- a CDS encoding siderophore ABC transporter substrate-binding protein, whose protein sequence is MRTRHRLHLTASAATVLALTLAACGSDDTGSADEAATTEPAATDSASDTESAPATEAPADDTAATEAPSTDAPTTDAPAAGDTVSITDSQGRTVEVPRNPETVVVMDWSAIRTLTDFGVEVDGAPQAVGTLPDDLAPVAESAALAGTLFEPDYEAISAMEPDLIIVGSRSGTPEVVAEMERITPAVIDMSIRYENAEEQIPQFIERVEQLSTIFEFEDEASERLGAIEASISDTAEAAAASELSTMFVQVSGGTVGAYGPGSRYGIVFDDLGFAPTDAPVDDEGSHGQEISQEFFVQYNPGVVFVLDRSKTIGEEASPALEVLSNGLVDTTDAAKNDRIVEVDGFSWYIATYAPSSFEQILADVQSVL, encoded by the coding sequence ATGCGAACACGCCACCGTCTCCACCTCACCGCGTCCGCCGCGACCGTCCTCGCCCTCACGCTCGCCGCGTGCGGCAGCGACGACACCGGATCAGCCGACGAGGCAGCGACCACCGAGCCCGCTGCCACCGATTCGGCGTCCGACACCGAGAGCGCACCGGCAACCGAGGCCCCCGCCGACGACACCGCCGCCACCGAAGCGCCGTCGACCGACGCCCCGACGACCGACGCTCCGGCCGCCGGCGACACCGTGTCGATCACCGACTCGCAGGGCCGCACGGTCGAGGTGCCCCGCAACCCCGAGACGGTCGTGGTGATGGACTGGAGTGCGATTCGCACGCTCACCGACTTCGGCGTCGAGGTCGACGGAGCGCCACAGGCCGTCGGCACGCTCCCCGACGACCTCGCCCCCGTCGCCGAGTCGGCAGCTCTCGCCGGCACGCTGTTCGAACCCGACTACGAGGCGATCAGCGCCATGGAACCCGACCTGATCATCGTCGGCTCGCGCAGCGGCACCCCTGAAGTGGTCGCCGAGATGGAGCGCATCACCCCCGCCGTGATCGACATGTCGATCCGCTACGAGAACGCCGAGGAGCAGATCCCGCAGTTCATCGAGCGCGTCGAGCAGCTGTCGACGATCTTCGAGTTCGAAGACGAGGCGAGCGAGCGGCTCGGAGCGATCGAAGCCTCGATCAGCGACACCGCCGAGGCTGCTGCGGCCAGCGAGCTGAGCACGATGTTCGTGCAGGTGAGTGGCGGCACGGTCGGCGCCTACGGACCGGGCTCGCGCTACGGCATCGTGTTCGACGACCTCGGCTTCGCGCCGACCGATGCTCCCGTCGACGACGAGGGGTCGCACGGCCAGGAGATCAGCCAGGAGTTCTTCGTCCAGTACAACCCGGGTGTCGTGTTCGTGCTCGATCGCAGCAAGACGATCGGTGAGGAAGCGTCGCCGGCACTCGAGGTGCTGTCGAACGGTCTCGTCGACACGACCGACGCGGCGAAGAACGATCGCATCGTCGAGGTCGACGGCTTCTCGTGGTACATCGCCACCTACGCCCCGAGCTCGTTCGAGCAGATTCTCGCCGACGTCCAGTCGGTGCTCTGA
- a CDS encoding ABC transporter permease encodes MLVRRSGEHSPPGRRAAIPIALAGLAVASLLSLFVGVVNVAPWSIFESDTDAYRALVIARIPRLIALLLAGSSLAVAGVIMQQVTRNRFVSPSTAGTVESAVLGIVLATLWFPSNSLLTRMLVAIATSLVGTFVFVRLLKRIRIVDIIVVPLLGLMFSAVVSAITVFLAYRSDLLQLVDVWTTGSFSRVLRGRYEPLYAVLVGGVVAYVFAARFTVVGLGEQFAKNLGVNYHAVLNLGLVIASVNTAVVVVVVGAIPFLGLIVPNVVSMIAGDNLSRTLPITAIAGAGFVLACDVVGRIVRHPYEVPVGTIAGVLGALAFVVLILRARTDLTA; translated from the coding sequence ATGCTGGTGCGCCGCTCCGGAGAACACAGCCCTCCGGGGCGGCGTGCCGCGATTCCGATCGCGCTCGCCGGGCTGGCGGTGGCGTCGCTGCTGTCGCTGTTCGTGGGCGTCGTCAATGTCGCCCCGTGGAGCATCTTCGAGTCCGACACCGATGCGTATCGAGCGTTGGTGATCGCCCGGATTCCGCGGTTGATCGCGTTGCTGCTCGCCGGGTCGTCGCTCGCCGTGGCCGGCGTGATCATGCAGCAGGTCACCCGCAACCGGTTCGTGTCGCCGTCGACGGCCGGCACGGTGGAGTCGGCGGTGCTGGGCATCGTGCTCGCCACGTTGTGGTTCCCGTCGAACTCGTTGCTCACGCGGATGTTGGTGGCAATCGCGACGAGCCTCGTCGGCACGTTCGTGTTCGTCCGGCTGCTCAAGCGGATCCGCATCGTCGACATCATCGTGGTGCCGCTGCTCGGGCTGATGTTCAGTGCGGTCGTGTCGGCGATCACCGTGTTCCTCGCCTATCGCTCCGACCTGCTGCAACTGGTCGACGTGTGGACGACCGGCTCGTTCTCCCGGGTTTTGCGCGGCCGGTACGAGCCGCTCTACGCGGTGCTCGTCGGCGGCGTGGTGGCGTACGTGTTCGCCGCTCGGTTCACGGTGGTGGGCCTCGGTGAGCAGTTCGCCAAGAACCTCGGCGTCAACTATCACGCCGTGTTGAACCTCGGCCTCGTCATCGCCTCGGTCAACACCGCGGTGGTCGTGGTGGTCGTCGGCGCCATCCCGTTCCTCGGGCTCATCGTGCCGAACGTGGTGTCGATGATCGCCGGCGACAACCTCAGCCGCACGTTGCCGATCACGGCGATCGCCGGTGCTGGCTTCGTCCTCGCGTGCGACGTCGTCGGGCGCATCGTCCGCCACCCGTACGAGGTGCCGGTGGGCACGATCGCCGGAGTGCTCGGGGCGCTCGCGTTCGTCGTCCTCATCCTCCGTGCCCGCACCGATCTGACCGCATGA
- a CDS encoding iron chelate uptake ABC transporter family permease subunit, translated as MMSTDVLSPVAGSSADSDTDASNARNSIPVRLAVMAIAAVVLVVVYQFALVEGAWDYVMDLRARQLVALVAVGAGTGVATLMFQTVTHNRILTPGIMGFDALFQLVQTMFVWTFGSAIVVNLDVQSRFVINAAVMTAFGMLLYRAILRRTTRDLFVLVLVGIVLGTLFSSLALFASRLLSPNDYLTLQDLVFTSFNTIDPQLLTITTAVTIVALALSVPLMRKLDVVALGRDSAVTLGLDYRRVVDRTLLIVTVLVATSTALVGPMTLIGLIVANLARQLLPTYRHRTLAIGSALIGIIVTVGGQFVAARLLDFTTTLTVCINLVGGVYFIWLLMREADL; from the coding sequence ATGATGAGCACCGACGTCCTCTCCCCCGTCGCCGGATCGAGCGCCGACTCCGACACCGACGCATCCAACGCTCGCAACTCGATCCCCGTTCGGCTCGCGGTCATGGCCATCGCCGCCGTCGTTCTCGTCGTCGTCTATCAGTTCGCGCTGGTCGAGGGCGCGTGGGACTACGTGATGGACCTGCGGGCTCGCCAGCTCGTTGCGCTCGTCGCCGTCGGCGCGGGGACGGGCGTGGCGACGTTGATGTTCCAGACGGTCACGCACAACCGGATCCTCACGCCCGGCATCATGGGCTTCGACGCGCTGTTCCAACTCGTGCAGACGATGTTCGTGTGGACGTTCGGTTCGGCGATCGTCGTGAACCTCGACGTGCAGTCGCGCTTCGTCATCAACGCCGCGGTGATGACGGCGTTCGGGATGCTGCTGTATCGGGCGATCCTGCGCCGCACGACTCGCGACCTGTTCGTGCTGGTGCTGGTCGGCATCGTGCTCGGCACGCTGTTCTCCAGCCTCGCGCTCTTCGCCTCGCGGTTGCTGAGTCCGAACGACTACCTCACGCTGCAAGACCTCGTGTTCACGAGCTTCAACACGATCGACCCGCAGCTTCTCACGATCACCACGGCGGTCACGATCGTTGCGCTTGCGCTGTCGGTGCCGTTGATGCGCAAGCTCGACGTGGTGGCGCTCGGCCGTGACAGTGCGGTGACGCTGGGACTCGACTACCGACGAGTCGTCGACCGGACGTTGCTGATCGTCACGGTGCTGGTGGCGACGTCGACCGCACTCGTCGGGCCGATGACGTTGATCGGATTGATCGTCGCCAACCTCGCTCGTCAACTGCTGCCGACGTATCGACATCGCACGCTGGCGATCGGCTCGGCGTTGATCGGCATCATCGTCACCGTCGGCGGCCAGTTCGTGGCCGCTCGACTCCTCGACTTCACCACGACGCTGACGGTGTGCATCAACCTCGTCGGCGGCGTCTACTTCATCTGGCTCTTGATGCGGGAGGCCGACCTGTGA
- a CDS encoding iron ABC transporter ATP-binding protein, whose protein sequence is MIRAEHVSKAYGTSTVLCDVDLSLLPGKLTAIVGANGAGKSTLLSIISRLTEADAGTVHVDELDIARAKSDDVAKRLAVLRQDTHMTSRLTVRELVAFGRFPHSGGRLTPDDDRIVDEALDFFELGDLKRRHLDQLSGGQRQRAFVALALAQDTPYVLLDEPLNNLDMRHSVRMMRHLRRLVDQKNKSVVIVIHDLNFAAAHADHIVALKGGDIVAQGRPVEVMTPAILESIYDIPIDVHIIDDTPYAIYYR, encoded by the coding sequence GTGATCCGCGCTGAACATGTTTCCAAGGCATACGGAACGTCGACCGTTCTCTGCGACGTCGACCTGTCGTTGCTCCCGGGAAAGCTGACGGCGATCGTCGGCGCCAACGGGGCGGGCAAGTCGACGCTGCTGTCGATCATCTCGCGACTCACCGAGGCCGACGCCGGCACCGTCCACGTCGACGAGCTCGACATCGCTCGGGCGAAGAGTGACGACGTGGCAAAGCGGCTGGCGGTGCTGCGGCAAGACACGCACATGACGTCGCGTCTCACGGTTCGGGAGCTCGTCGCGTTCGGTCGCTTCCCGCATTCGGGTGGTCGGCTGACGCCCGACGACGATCGGATCGTCGACGAAGCGCTCGACTTCTTCGAGCTCGGTGATCTCAAACGTCGGCACCTCGACCAGCTCTCGGGGGGTCAGCGGCAGCGGGCGTTCGTGGCGCTGGCGCTCGCGCAAGACACGCCGTACGTGTTGCTCGACGAGCCGTTGAACAATCTCGACATGCGCCATTCGGTGCGGATGATGCGGCACCTTCGGCGGCTCGTCGATCAGAAGAACAAGAGCGTCGTCATCGTCATCCACGACCTCAACTTCGCGGCGGCGCACGCCGATCACATCGTCGCCCTGAAGGGCGGCGACATCGTCGCTCAAGGCCGGCCGGTCGAGGTGATGACCCCGGCGATTCTCGAGTCGATCTACGACATCCCCATCGACGTCCACATCATCGACGACACCCCCTACGCCATCTACTACCGCTGA
- a CDS encoding DUF7151 family protein: MKSLHRSRWAAVGAAVAVTAAGGIITASAATSGEASSYVAITPCRLLDTRPTEQVGTITTLTDDTTNTVQATGTNGNCSDIPATATAINSNVTAVNATESTFVTAWPGGQRPLAASLNPAPDEPPTANAVTVALSDSGSFDLYNRAGSVDLVIDVTGYYVPTEGGATGPQGEPGPAGPEGPQGPAGPSGEPGPAGAEGDVGPAGADGLTTLIDTTEEPTGTNCAHGGLKVDAGSDENRNDALDDDEIDTTSYVCNGSPGADGDPGADGDPGADGANGLNSLISAGTEPVGDNCAVGGDRFDYGLDDNADGTLDPDEIDGASYICESGELHDTWTGLSGQKESLSGGCSGAGTRFVVGDSDVTIRRLGVYFRSGPIGGAPEIDFFVLDAAYDVVYESAPITPGTVSQDAWHYSEDFTLTLEAGETYYMGAKNDNLSTWYRKYRSDDGIAETQAGLTSEGAINVACDHEHQSTVGVDFAVRVITD, encoded by the coding sequence ATGAAGTCGCTACATCGAAGCCGCTGGGCAGCCGTTGGCGCCGCTGTCGCAGTCACCGCCGCCGGCGGGATCATCACGGCGAGCGCCGCCACGAGCGGCGAGGCATCGTCATATGTCGCGATCACACCGTGTCGACTCCTCGACACGCGCCCGACCGAGCAGGTAGGAACGATCACGACACTCACCGACGATACGACCAACACCGTGCAGGCCACCGGAACAAACGGCAACTGTTCGGACATCCCCGCCACCGCCACAGCGATCAACTCGAACGTGACGGCGGTGAACGCAACCGAATCGACCTTTGTGACCGCTTGGCCGGGCGGCCAGCGCCCCCTGGCCGCGAGTCTCAACCCGGCGCCTGATGAACCACCCACCGCGAACGCCGTCACCGTCGCTCTGTCGGACTCCGGGTCATTCGACCTATACAACCGCGCTGGCAGCGTCGACCTCGTGATCGACGTCACCGGCTACTACGTGCCGACCGAGGGCGGCGCAACCGGACCGCAGGGCGAACCAGGGCCCGCCGGCCCAGAGGGACCTCAAGGGCCCGCGGGCCCCTCCGGCGAACCCGGCCCAGCCGGAGCCGAAGGCGACGTCGGTCCCGCCGGGGCAGACGGACTCACGACACTCATCGACACCACCGAAGAACCGACCGGCACGAACTGCGCGCATGGAGGCCTCAAGGTCGACGCCGGCAGCGACGAGAACCGCAACGATGCTCTCGACGACGACGAGATCGACACCACCAGCTACGTCTGCAACGGATCTCCAGGAGCCGACGGTGACCCGGGAGCCGACGGCGACCCGGGAGCCGACGGAGCCAATGGCCTGAACAGTCTGATCTCGGCGGGAACCGAGCCGGTCGGCGACAACTGCGCCGTCGGCGGCGACCGCTTCGACTACGGCCTCGACGACAACGCCGACGGAACACTCGACCCCGATGAGATCGACGGCGCCTCCTACATCTGCGAGTCCGGTGAACTTCACGACACCTGGACGGGGCTGTCGGGGCAGAAAGAATCCCTGAGCGGTGGATGCTCCGGTGCTGGAACCCGCTTCGTCGTCGGTGACAGCGACGTCACCATTCGCAGGCTCGGCGTCTACTTCCGATCCGGACCCATCGGAGGAGCTCCCGAGATCGACTTCTTCGTGCTCGACGCTGCGTACGACGTCGTCTATGAGAGTGCGCCCATCACCCCGGGCACGGTCTCACAGGACGCGTGGCACTACTCCGAGGACTTCACACTGACCCTCGAAGCCGGTGAGACCTACTACATGGGCGCCAAGAACGACAACCTGTCGACGTGGTATCGCAAGTACCGCAGCGATGACGGCATTGCCGAGACGCAAGCCGGGCTGACATCAGAAGGCGCCATCAACGTCGCGTGCGACCACGAGCACCAGAGCACGGTCGGCGTCGACTTCGCAGTGCGCGTGATCACCGACTGA
- a CDS encoding MarR family winged helix-turn-helix transcriptional regulator — protein sequence MSSDPIDALVESWQRELPGLDVAPMATVARLNRLSLLVNRRIEETLAAHGSSLADFDVLSALRRSGAPYLLKPSDLSRQVMLSPSGMTHRVDLLEAAGLVERRRDPANRRTMPVALTEAGVEAAEELVRVVVDVESEILGRLTRAQHKSIDDATRTLLADLTS from the coding sequence ATGAGCAGTGATCCGATCGACGCACTCGTCGAGTCATGGCAGCGTGAGCTCCCCGGCCTCGACGTGGCGCCCATGGCGACCGTGGCGCGCCTCAATCGTCTCTCGCTGCTCGTCAATCGGCGGATCGAGGAGACGCTGGCCGCGCACGGCAGTTCGCTGGCCGACTTCGACGTGCTCTCCGCGCTCCGCCGAAGCGGCGCCCCGTACCTGCTCAAACCGTCGGATCTGTCACGTCAGGTGATGCTGAGTCCGAGCGGGATGACGCACCGCGTCGACCTGCTCGAAGCGGCCGGACTCGTCGAGCGGCGGCGCGATCCTGCGAACCGGCGCACCATGCCGGTCGCCCTCACCGAGGCGGGCGTCGAGGCCGCCGAGGAACTGGTGCGCGTCGTCGTCGACGTCGAGTCCGAGATCCTTGGCCGACTGACTCGCGCACAACACAAGTCGATCGACGACGCGACGCGGACTCTCCTCGCCGACCTCACCTCCTAA
- a CDS encoding nuclear transport factor 2 family protein yields the protein MTDPHDINELASRVGIAMEQADWATVLSAVSPDVVAHVPAVGDLVGVDALATFLLETAAKTDDGERFQLLDTLIGDHYVALYFRITAERAGRAPLDNLTLHLARLDGPLFAEIWFHNFDGQAVAAFWE from the coding sequence ATGACTGATCCCCACGACATCAACGAGCTGGCCTCCCGGGTCGGCATCGCCATGGAACAAGCAGACTGGGCGACCGTGCTCAGCGCCGTCTCGCCGGACGTGGTCGCACACGTTCCAGCGGTCGGCGACCTCGTCGGCGTCGACGCGCTCGCGACGTTCCTTCTCGAGACCGCCGCGAAGACCGACGACGGTGAGCGATTCCAACTCCTCGACACCTTGATCGGCGACCACTATGTGGCGCTCTACTTCCGCATCACTGCCGAACGCGCCGGGCGTGCGCCGCTCGACAACCTGACGCTCCATCTCGCCCGACTCGACGGTCCGCTCTTCGCCGAGATCTGGTTCCACAACTTCGACGGCCAAGCCGTCGCCGCATTCTGGGAGTAG
- a CDS encoding collagen-like protein, whose translation MGSMTRKRWAAIVAAVAVTFGASSLLMASSGESPASVFVPISPTRVLDTRAVAAIGLDGSFVTEVPRTLTVTGVVETDLGDREVVPDGATAVVFNVTVVNPSSGGYVSLRPGDATGVPATSSINFGAGQTTGNAGTVSLPVSGAMAGALDIYYKGAVAGAETEVVLDLTGYYIEGAGEPGPAGPAGSDGAPGPAGPQGPAGVAGSDGDDGADGADGADGAQGPVGPQGPAGADGAPGSVGPPGPAGPPGSPGSAGADGAQGPAGPAGVPGPQGPQGPAGSQGPAGDQGPAGPDHVVSGLVGSDGEVRFGEGFTAIRFGVGRYLVTLDTDLAPGFVMPTVTPFASAPAMATVDSVAASSFSVRTFAEVGGDFVPADEQFHFIARDGAPQN comes from the coding sequence ATGGGTTCAATGACGCGGAAGCGTTGGGCGGCGATCGTGGCGGCGGTTGCCGTGACGTTCGGTGCATCGAGTCTGCTGATGGCGAGTTCGGGAGAGAGTCCGGCGTCGGTGTTCGTACCGATCTCGCCGACACGAGTCCTCGACACGAGGGCCGTCGCGGCGATCGGGTTGGACGGCAGTTTCGTCACCGAGGTGCCGCGCACGTTGACGGTGACGGGAGTGGTCGAAACGGACCTCGGCGATCGCGAGGTGGTCCCGGACGGCGCCACCGCGGTCGTGTTCAACGTCACCGTGGTCAACCCGTCGTCCGGTGGATACGTGTCGTTGCGCCCGGGCGACGCAACCGGTGTACCGGCAACCTCGAGCATCAATTTCGGCGCCGGCCAGACGACTGGCAACGCCGGCACGGTGTCATTGCCAGTGAGTGGCGCAATGGCGGGAGCACTCGACATCTACTACAAGGGCGCCGTTGCCGGAGCCGAGACCGAGGTGGTGCTCGATCTCACCGGCTACTACATCGAGGGTGCTGGCGAGCCGGGTCCTGCTGGCCCTGCCGGATCTGATGGGGCACCGGGACCCGCTGGGCCGCAGGGCCCGGCGGGGGTTGCCGGATCTGATGGAGATGATGGCGCGGATGGGGCTGACGGGGCTGATGGCGCGCAGGGTCCGGTCGGGCCGCAGGGTCCCGCAGGTGCCGATGGAGCGCCAGGATCTGTTGGGCCTCCGGGGCCGGCTGGTCCGCCCGGTTCGCCGGGGTCGGCTGGTGCTGATGGGGCTCAGGGTCCGGCTGGTCCAGCCGGTGTGCCGGGTCCGCAAGGTCCACAGGGTCCCGCTGGATCCCAAGGCCCCGCTGGCGACCAGGGCCCCGCTGGACCTGATCACGTCGTATCCGGTCTGGTGGGCTCCGACGGTGAGGTGCGATTCGGAGAGGGTTTCACCGCGATCAGATTTGGGGTGGGTCGGTACCTCGTGACCCTCGACACCGACCTCGCCCCTGGTTTCGTGATGCCAACCGTCACCCCGTTCGCCAGCGCACCGGCGATGGCGACGGTCGACTCCGTCGCGGCCTCAAGTTTCAGCGTGCGCACGTTCGCTGAGGTCGGCGGCGACTTCGTTCCCGCAGATGAACAGTTCCACTTCATCGCTCGAGACGGGGCCCCGCAGAACTGA
- a CDS encoding nucleotidyltransferase family protein: protein MLNDLRNRRDEIIETARARGASRVRIFGSVARGDATENSDIDFLVDLDEDRGLFDLGGLLMDLQELLGHNVDVVTEAGLRARVSTRVLHDAVEL from the coding sequence ATGTTGAATGACTTGCGGAATCGCCGCGACGAGATCATCGAGACGGCACGCGCTCGCGGAGCATCGCGAGTTCGGATTTTCGGCTCGGTCGCTCGAGGCGATGCAACCGAGAACAGCGACATCGACTTCCTCGTCGATCTCGATGAGGACCGAGGACTCTTCGACCTCGGAGGGCTGCTGATGGACCTCCAAGAACTCCTCGGACACAATGTCGACGTCGTCACCGAGGCCGGCCTCCGAGCGCGTGTCTCGACACGGGTTCTGCACGACGCCGTCGAGCTGTGA
- a CDS encoding HepT-like ribonuclease domain-containing protein — MRNDRDRLLDMVEMCDLLIAHASDPDVLATDPVVQAAAQRWIEVLGEAASHLSDQLRSAHPEIPWREIVGTRVILAHAYFHIDQDIIGDLVQRDIPALRRQLQQVLDNDQSD, encoded by the coding sequence GTGAGGAACGACCGGGACCGACTCCTCGACATGGTGGAGATGTGCGACCTCTTGATCGCTCACGCTTCCGATCCCGACGTGTTGGCCACCGACCCCGTCGTCCAGGCCGCCGCACAGCGATGGATCGAAGTGCTCGGCGAGGCCGCTTCGCATCTCTCGGATCAGCTCCGTTCCGCCCACCCCGAGATCCCGTGGCGCGAGATCGTCGGCACACGAGTGATCCTCGCTCACGCCTACTTCCATATCGATCAAGACATCATCGGCGACCTGGTTCAACGCGACATCCCGGCCCTTCGACGCCAACTCCAGCAAGTCCTCGACAACGATCAGAGCGACTGA
- a CDS encoding acyl-CoA dehydrogenase family protein — protein MTDFSMKLNEDQLTLQKWVHDFAETVVRPAGEEWDEKEEFPYPIVEQAKEIGLYSWEFMAEAMMNDPTGLSMPIAIEELFWGDAGIGMAIMGSGLAAAGIASSATPEQLMEWVPQCYENADTGKLALGAFCASEPDAGSDVGGYRTSAKYDEKTDEWVLNGTKAWITNGGISDIHVVVAVVDPELGSKGHASFVVPPGTKGLSQGQKYKKHGIRASHTAEVVLDDVRVPGRCLLGGKEKLDERLAKVRRGEKGNAQAAMQTFEATRPAVGAQALGIARAALEYSTEYAKERHAFGRPIIMNQSIAFMLADMAVEVEASRNLIWRAAWLGKQRGFKHAEGSMAKLKAGRTATWVTERAIQILGGYGYTREYPVERWHRDAKIHDIFEGTEQIQQLVISRAISGLRIE, from the coding sequence ATGACCGATTTCTCCATGAAGCTCAACGAGGACCAGCTGACTCTGCAGAAGTGGGTGCACGACTTCGCCGAGACCGTCGTTCGCCCGGCCGGTGAAGAGTGGGACGAGAAGGAAGAGTTTCCGTACCCGATCGTCGAGCAGGCCAAGGAGATCGGCCTGTACAGCTGGGAGTTCATGGCCGAGGCCATGATGAACGATCCGACCGGGCTGTCGATGCCGATCGCGATCGAAGAACTGTTCTGGGGCGACGCCGGTATCGGCATGGCCATCATGGGGTCGGGTCTCGCCGCCGCGGGCATCGCCTCGTCGGCCACGCCTGAGCAGCTCATGGAGTGGGTGCCGCAGTGCTACGAGAACGCCGACACCGGCAAGCTCGCACTCGGTGCGTTCTGTGCGTCGGAGCCCGACGCCGGTTCTGACGTCGGCGGTTACCGCACGTCGGCCAAGTACGACGAGAAGACCGACGAGTGGGTGCTCAACGGCACCAAGGCCTGGATCACCAACGGTGGCATCTCCGACATCCACGTCGTGGTCGCCGTCGTCGATCCCGAGCTCGGTTCGAAGGGGCACGCATCGTTCGTCGTGCCGCCGGGGACCAAGGGGCTTTCGCAGGGTCAGAAGTACAAGAAGCACGGTATTCGTGCGAGCCACACGGCCGAAGTGGTGCTCGACGACGTGCGTGTGCCGGGCCGCTGCCTCCTCGGTGGCAAGGAGAAGCTCGACGAGCGTCTGGCCAAGGTCCGTCGTGGTGAGAAGGGCAACGCTCAGGCCGCGATGCAGACCTTCGAGGCGACTCGTCCGGCCGTCGGCGCCCAGGCGCTCGGCATCGCCCGCGCTGCGCTCGAGTACTCGACGGAGTACGCGAAGGAGCGTCACGCATTCGGTCGTCCGATCATCATGAACCAGTCGATCGCGTTCATGCTCGCCGACATGGCGGTCGAGGTCGAGGCCAGCCGCAACCTGATCTGGCGGGCCGCGTGGCTCGGCAAGCAGCGTGGCTTCAAGCACGCCGAGGGTTCGATGGCCAAGCTCAAGGCCGGCCGCACCGCCACGTGGGTGACCGAGCGTGCGATCCAGATCCTCGGTGGCTACGGCTACACCCGTGAGTACCCCGTGGAGCGTTGGCACCGTGACGCGAAGATCCACGACATCTTCGAAGGCACCGAGCAGATCCAGCAGCTCGTCATCAGCCGGGCCATCTCCGGCCTGCGTATCGAGTGA